One genomic window of Marinicella rhabdoformis includes the following:
- a CDS encoding acyl-CoA desaturase has translation MKSKEKINFDQLEADFDQLRKSVKADLGSTDANYIRRIIKIQRLAEIGGRVTLMLCFFNLWFLLPGMLLLALAKILDNMEIGHNVMHGQYDWMNDPSINSRSYEWDIASDSGSWKRIHNYEHHTYTNIVGKDRDFGYGLLRMSDDLPWRPKNRWQFITYINLSLLFEWGVAYHELAAERVFKGKKKANRTSSLSDGELKRMFFSKAGRQMFKDYLFFPLLAGPMFFYILAANIGANLLRNLWTATIIFCGHFTENVETFSEADCEGETKGQWYYRQMLGSSNLTGARWFHILTGHLSCQIEHHLFPDIPAHRYYAMAPKVEAIAAKHGIPYNSGGFSKQYGSVLKRIWTYSWPDKTNKQIKIDQQA, from the coding sequence ATGAAATCAAAAGAAAAAATAAATTTCGACCAGCTTGAAGCTGACTTTGATCAATTGAGAAAAAGTGTCAAAGCTGACCTTGGAAGCACTGATGCGAATTACATTCGCCGCATCATCAAGATTCAAAGGTTGGCCGAGATTGGCGGTCGTGTGACTTTGATGCTGTGCTTCTTTAATCTGTGGTTTTTATTGCCCGGTATGCTGTTGTTGGCATTGGCTAAAATATTGGACAACATGGAAATTGGCCACAATGTCATGCACGGTCAATATGATTGGATGAATGACCCTAGCATCAACTCACGCAGTTATGAATGGGACATCGCCAGCGATTCGGGCTCTTGGAAACGCATTCACAACTACGAGCACCACACCTACACTAACATTGTAGGTAAGGACCGTGACTTCGGTTATGGGCTGTTGCGCATGAGTGACGATTTACCTTGGCGCCCCAAAAACCGCTGGCAGTTCATTACATACATCAATTTAAGCCTGTTATTCGAATGGGGCGTGGCTTACCACGAACTGGCTGCGGAACGCGTGTTCAAAGGCAAAAAGAAAGCCAACCGCACCAGTTCATTATCTGATGGTGAATTAAAGCGCATGTTTTTCAGTAAAGCAGGTCGCCAAATGTTCAAAGACTACCTGTTCTTTCCCTTGTTAGCAGGACCGATGTTTTTCTATATTTTGGCTGCCAATATCGGTGCCAATCTGCTGCGCAATTTATGGACAGCAACGATAATCTTTTGTGGCCATTTCACTGAAAATGTTGAAACTTTCAGTGAAGCTGACTGTGAAGGCGAAACCAAAGGCCAGTGGTATTACCGCCAAATGCTGGGTTCTTCGAACTTAACCGGCGCACGCTGGTTTCATATTTTAACGGGTCACTTAAGCTGTCAAATTGAGCACCATTTATTTCCAGATATTCCAGCACATCGTTATTACGCTATGGCACCGAAGGTTGAAGCAATTGCCGCAAAACATGGCATTCCTTACAATTCTGGCGGCTTTTCAAAGCAATATGGCTCGGTGTTGAAACGAATTTGGACCTATTCTTGGCCTGATAAAACCAACAAGCAGATTAAAATTGATCAACAAGCTTAG
- a CDS encoding transposase, which produces MTVAREQQICLEETRFYHVVSRCVRRAFLCGEDVVTGKCFEHRRGWLIDRIKFITSVFDIDVCSYAIMSNHFHIVLKVGDTAEWPANRVLMAWQSLYSLPVLCDRFLKGKIETEAELRRVKEYVAEYRSRLMSLSWYMKAINEYVARMANEEDNCTGHFWESRFKSQALLDERALLTCMAYVDLNPIRAGMAKALNDSEFTSIQERIEKKSTWLSSFGKDDNDLPYYLSSYIDLVDESGRCVRDDKRCFIAKDSARTIDQLGISSDTWLNELKGFKSIEFSAVGTAQQLKEYSAKTNSKWKLGFRLKPALE; this is translated from the coding sequence ATGACTGTTGCCAGAGAACAACAAATTTGCCTTGAAGAAACAAGGTTTTACCATGTCGTATCTAGGTGTGTCCGAAGGGCATTCCTATGCGGTGAAGATGTCGTCACAGGCAAGTGCTTCGAACACCGCCGGGGGTGGTTAATTGATCGCATCAAATTCATCACTTCTGTATTCGACATTGATGTCTGTTCTTATGCCATTATGAGCAATCATTTCCATATAGTTTTAAAGGTTGGCGATACCGCTGAATGGCCGGCCAATCGTGTGTTAATGGCATGGCAAAGTTTGTATTCGTTACCAGTGTTATGTGACAGGTTTCTTAAAGGCAAAATTGAAACAGAAGCTGAGCTTCGCAGAGTCAAAGAATATGTGGCTGAATATCGTTCAAGATTGATGTCGCTATCTTGGTATATGAAAGCTATAAACGAGTATGTCGCACGAATGGCTAATGAAGAAGATAATTGTACAGGACACTTCTGGGAGTCAAGGTTCAAGAGTCAAGCATTGTTGGACGAACGTGCTTTACTCACATGTATGGCTTACGTTGACCTCAATCCCATCAGAGCTGGCATGGCCAAGGCACTGAATGATTCTGAGTTCACTTCTATTCAAGAGCGAATTGAAAAGAAAAGTACATGGCTGTCATCATTTGGCAAAGACGATAATGACCTACCCTATTACCTTTCCAGCTACATCGACCTGGTCGATGAATCTGGGCGGTGTGTACGTGACGATAAAAGGTGCTTTATAGCCAAAGATTCTGCCAGAACCATTGATCAGCTGGGCATCAGTTCAGACACATGGTTAAACGAGCTAAAAGGCTTCAAATCTATTGAATTCTCAGCTGTTGGAACTGCCCAGCAGCTCAAGGAATATTCAGCTAAAACAAACTCCAAATGGAAGCTGGGTTTTAGATTAAAACCCGCTCTAGAATAG
- a CDS encoding serine hydrolase domain-containing protein yields MKYLINVTLLTLVFVTVNAKAFTWPTDTPESQSIDSEGITEAAQLIQTGDYGNIRSLLVIRNGILVHEQYFGNQGEKRPVYSVTKSVGSTLLGIAQLNGATLNINKPMFDYMPQYQNLPGAMNRRNITVHALLSQRHGLDWDEWSTPYGTNENPITYMLSTDDWYQTVLTWPLETAPNQKFTYSTGASSLMSIILNNISGQAPHEFAKQFLFNPLGIEDTHWELLNGGSQQGQGIYIFPNGLEPLGFGLWLKPIDMAKIGELFRLGGVWEGQRLLTQEWINQSITTYSNGNTDPDTFSTSESGYGYQWWVTEFIDKTGRKHHSYYANGYGRQYIFVFPESDTIIVSTADDYNRDGPGMGTLLRQQILPAIITANDFVDISNDLNGSWYDPEMAGQGINIEIINGGQNLWGFWYTFNESGTEQQWFTMQGQVQGDTATFDIISTEGGLFLNNQSPTISKWGTGTVQFKDCFSGKFTFESNGAELSGEIPLTRLTAAGACDPNNKESQENQKHSRIK; encoded by the coding sequence ATGAAATATTTAATAAATGTGACTTTGCTTACACTGGTGTTTGTGACTGTAAACGCCAAAGCCTTCACTTGGCCTACTGATACTCCAGAATCTCAATCTATTGACTCAGAGGGTATCACTGAAGCTGCTCAACTGATCCAAACAGGTGATTATGGCAACATCAGATCATTGTTGGTGATTCGTAATGGTATATTGGTGCACGAACAATATTTTGGCAACCAAGGTGAAAAGCGCCCTGTGTACTCAGTCACTAAAAGTGTGGGCTCCACATTACTAGGAATAGCACAACTAAACGGCGCCACTTTGAATATCAACAAGCCAATGTTTGACTACATGCCACAATACCAAAACCTACCCGGTGCCATGAACCGAAGAAACATCACCGTACATGCCTTATTGTCTCAACGTCATGGATTGGACTGGGATGAATGGAGCACACCATACGGGACCAATGAAAATCCTATTACTTATATGCTATCAACAGATGATTGGTATCAAACGGTCTTAACATGGCCACTCGAAACTGCACCCAATCAAAAATTCACCTACAGTACGGGTGCATCTTCTTTAATGAGCATTATTCTTAACAACATCAGCGGTCAAGCACCACATGAATTTGCTAAACAATTTTTATTTAATCCTTTAGGCATAGAAGACACACATTGGGAATTACTCAATGGTGGCAGTCAACAAGGCCAAGGCATTTATATATTTCCAAATGGACTAGAGCCATTAGGCTTTGGTCTTTGGCTGAAGCCTATAGACATGGCAAAAATTGGTGAATTGTTCCGCTTGGGTGGTGTATGGGAAGGACAAAGGCTTTTAACACAAGAATGGATTAATCAATCAATCACCACTTACAGCAACGGTAACACCGACCCGGATACTTTTTCTACATCAGAAAGCGGCTACGGTTACCAATGGTGGGTGACTGAATTTATCGACAAAACCGGGCGAAAACACCACAGTTACTACGCAAACGGATATGGCCGTCAGTACATTTTTGTCTTTCCAGAAAGTGACACCATCATCGTGTCAACAGCTGACGACTACAACAGAGATGGTCCAGGTATGGGCACTTTATTGCGACAACAGATACTGCCTGCAATCATCACAGCAAATGATTTTGTTGATATCAGTAATGACTTAAATGGCTCTTGGTACGATCCTGAAATGGCTGGGCAAGGCATCAACATAGAAATCATCAATGGTGGTCAAAACCTTTGGGGGTTTTGGTACACCTTCAATGAATCAGGAACGGAACAACAGTGGTTCACCATGCAAGGCCAAGTTCAAGGTGATACCGCCACTTTTGACATCATCAGCACAGAAGGTGGACTTTTCCTCAATAATCAATCGCCCACCATTTCAAAATGGGGAACTGGGACAGTTCAATTCAAAGACTGCTTTTCTGGCAAGTTCACTTTTGAATCCAATGGCGCAGAACTATCTGGTGAAATTCCCTTGACACGCCTCACAGCCGCTGGTGCCTGCGACCCCAACAATAAGGAAAGCCAAGAAAATCAAAAGCACTCACGTATAAAATGA
- a CDS encoding AbgT family transporter has product MSETKTEVKVTAVTRFLNFIERVGNKLPDPAIIFLFALLTIWVMSWLLSGVDFSAIDPRTGEAIIINNLLTGDAIANFLTTMVKTFTGFAPLGVVLVAMLGVGVAEHSGYINTAIKLMLKRTPKALLTPVIILVAIVSHTATDAGYVLVIPLAGVIYYSMGRHPLAGIAAAFAGVSGGFSANFIPSGIDPLLQSFTQSAAQIIQPEMVVNPLNNIYFTGISSIFIVLVGWFITDRIIEPRLQATKVDGDTDDLPSFDEISSKEKKSFYVATTVMLMGIALLVWSAMPADSPLRHEGKLTEFKAPLMQMIVPLIFLLFWIPGAVYGFMAGTFKQTKDMIDAMTKAMNGMSYYLVMVFFCALFVSAFGQSNLGALMAIEGAEVLKSLALPSAVTIVGIIFLTAVVNLFVGSASGKWALLAPIFVPMLMQLGISPDLTQAAYRVGDSSSNIITPLMPYFPLVVVYCQKYVKDTGIGTLIALMLPFSITFLLGWTLFMLAYWSFGIPLGLQASYVFPAG; this is encoded by the coding sequence ATGTCGGAAACAAAAACTGAGGTTAAAGTCACTGCGGTGACGCGATTTTTGAACTTTATTGAGCGGGTGGGGAACAAGCTTCCTGATCCTGCGATTATCTTTTTATTTGCCTTACTGACCATTTGGGTGATGTCGTGGTTGTTATCTGGCGTTGATTTCAGTGCCATCGATCCTCGCACTGGTGAGGCCATCATCATCAACAATTTATTGACTGGCGATGCGATTGCCAACTTTTTAACGACCATGGTCAAAACGTTTACGGGTTTTGCACCGCTTGGTGTGGTTTTGGTGGCGATGCTGGGTGTCGGTGTGGCAGAACATTCTGGGTATATCAACACGGCAATTAAGCTGATGTTGAAGCGCACGCCCAAAGCCTTGTTAACGCCAGTGATTATTTTGGTGGCGATTGTTTCTCATACGGCCACGGATGCCGGTTATGTGTTGGTGATTCCGCTGGCGGGTGTGATTTATTACTCCATGGGCAGGCACCCATTGGCGGGTATTGCGGCAGCTTTTGCCGGTGTCAGTGGTGGATTCTCGGCTAACTTTATTCCGTCAGGGATTGATCCTTTGTTACAAAGTTTCACCCAAAGTGCGGCACAAATCATTCAGCCTGAAATGGTGGTCAATCCGTTGAATAACATTTACTTCACGGGTATTTCGAGTATTTTCATTGTTTTGGTGGGTTGGTTTATCACCGATCGCATCATTGAGCCACGTTTACAAGCCACCAAAGTCGATGGTGACACCGATGACTTGCCATCATTTGATGAAATATCATCGAAAGAAAAGAAATCATTCTATGTGGCAACCACCGTTATGTTGATGGGTATTGCTTTATTGGTCTGGTCAGCGATGCCAGCAGATTCTCCATTGCGCCATGAAGGTAAGTTAACTGAGTTCAAAGCGCCATTGATGCAAATGATTGTGCCTTTGATTTTCTTGCTGTTCTGGATTCCCGGTGCGGTGTACGGTTTTATGGCGGGCACTTTTAAGCAGACTAAAGACATGATTGATGCCATGACCAAAGCGATGAATGGCATGTCTTATTATTTGGTGATGGTGTTTTTCTGTGCTTTGTTTGTTTCGGCTTTTGGTCAATCAAACTTAGGCGCGTTGATGGCCATTGAAGGCGCTGAAGTGCTGAAGTCATTGGCTTTACCCAGTGCAGTGACCATTGTCGGTATCATTTTCTTAACGGCTGTTGTTAATCTGTTTGTCGGTTCGGCATCGGGTAAGTGGGCCTTGTTGGCACCGATTTTTGTGCCGATGTTGATGCAGTTAGGTATTTCGCCTGATTTGACTCAAGCGGCTTACCGTGTGGGTGATTCAAGTTCTAACATCATCACACCTTTGATGCCTTATTTTCCTTTGGTGGTGGTTTACTGTCAGAAGTATGTGAAAGACACGGGTATTGGTACTTTGATTGCTTTGATGTTGCCATTCTCAATCACCTTCCTGTTGGGCTGGACTTTGTTTATGTTGGCTTATTGGTCTTTTGGTATTCCTTTGGGTTTACAAGCCAGTTATGTTTTTCCTGCGGGTTGA
- a CDS encoding LemA family protein: MEDAWSGIEVQLKRRFDLIPQLASVVKQYNQHEADTLERIVSLRQKGSPKSKQEQQQNEQELSQYLRRFFVHVEAYPDLKSNQNYLELQKQLGQIEHDIQLARRYFNGTVRMYNNLIQSFPSIFVARQFNFVEAEYFELENPTEAESPKI; this comes from the coding sequence ATGGAAGATGCTTGGAGTGGAATTGAAGTGCAACTGAAGCGGCGGTTTGACTTAATCCCGCAATTAGCCAGCGTGGTAAAACAATACAATCAACACGAAGCAGATACTTTAGAACGTATTGTCAGCTTGCGCCAAAAGGGTTCGCCTAAAAGCAAACAAGAACAACAACAAAACGAGCAAGAGTTGAGTCAATATTTGAGGCGATTTTTTGTTCACGTAGAAGCATATCCTGATTTAAAAAGTAATCAAAATTACCTTGAACTACAAAAGCAGTTGGGTCAAATTGAGCACGATATTCAACTGGCCAGAAGGTATTTTAATGGCACCGTTCGGATGTACAACAACTTGATACAATCGTTCCCAAGTATTTTTGTAGCCCGTCAATTCAACTTTGTTGAGGCCGAGTATTTTGAGTTAGAAAACCCTACGGAAGCTGAATCGCCTAAAATTTGA
- a CDS encoding 2Fe-2S iron-sulfur cluster-binding protein — MSLFVFLVNLSRQQDGQATFTRSKSQVNTAATEQKTLLELAEESDTNPVSGCRMGVCQQCVCRKQQGMVYNTLTESYSDTGAEDIQLCISVAVGDVTLEL; from the coding sequence ATGTCCTTGTTTGTTTTCCTTGTTAACCTCAGTCGTCAACAAGACGGTCAAGCCACTTTTACACGTTCGAAATCACAAGTTAATACCGCCGCAACAGAACAAAAAACCTTGTTGGAATTGGCGGAAGAAAGTGACACCAACCCCGTCAGTGGTTGCCGCATGGGGGTTTGCCAGCAGTGTGTGTGCCGCAAACAACAGGGCATGGTTTACAACACATTAACTGAAAGCTATTCGGACACCGGAGCGGAGGACATTCAGCTGTGTATTTCTGTGGCGGTCGGCGATGTGACATTGGAGCTATAA
- a CDS encoding hydroxymethylglutaryl-CoA lyase, whose protein sequence is MSLMPKAVKIVEVSPRDGLQNEKQIISVETKLALINGLRDAGVKNIEVTGFVSPKWVPQLADSSEVCAGLVSDDSVTYAALTPNMKGFEKALAAGIKEVAVFTAASESFNQKNINCSIAESFERFAPIMSAAKEAGIKVRGYVSCVLGCPYEGDIDPQVVADVAKKLVDMGCFEVSLGDTIGIGTPTAAADMFRLCAEQVDVSQLALHFHDTRGQALANILACLPLGAAIIDSSVAGLGGCPYAKGATGNVSTENVVYMLHGMGIETGIDMDKLVATGRDISKALGREPNSQVNKAWG, encoded by the coding sequence ATGAGTCTGATGCCCAAAGCCGTAAAAATCGTTGAAGTCTCTCCACGAGACGGTTTACAAAACGAAAAACAAATCATTTCGGTTGAAACCAAACTGGCATTGATCAATGGCCTGCGTGACGCGGGTGTTAAAAACATCGAAGTCACAGGTTTTGTCAGCCCCAAGTGGGTGCCACAATTGGCCGATTCATCTGAAGTTTGTGCAGGCTTAGTCAGTGATGACAGTGTTACCTACGCAGCACTGACGCCGAACATGAAAGGCTTCGAAAAAGCATTGGCAGCGGGCATCAAAGAAGTGGCTGTATTTACAGCAGCTTCAGAAAGCTTCAACCAAAAAAACATCAACTGCTCAATCGCAGAATCCTTTGAACGCTTTGCCCCCATCATGAGCGCTGCAAAAGAAGCCGGCATCAAAGTCAGAGGCTATGTGTCTTGCGTCTTGGGCTGTCCTTATGAGGGTGACATCGATCCGCAAGTTGTAGCAGATGTGGCCAAAAAGCTGGTAGACATGGGCTGTTTCGAAGTCTCATTGGGTGACACCATTGGTATTGGTACGCCAACCGCAGCCGCTGACATGTTCAGATTGTGCGCCGAACAAGTCGACGTGTCTCAATTGGCCTTGCATTTTCATGATACAAGAGGCCAAGCTTTGGCCAATATATTGGCTTGCTTGCCCTTGGGCGCAGCCATCATTGATTCATCAGTAGCGGGTTTGGGTGGCTGTCCTTATGCCAAAGGCGCCACAGGTAATGTCAGCACCGAAAATGTCGTCTACATGCTGCATGGCATGGGCATAGAAACCGGCATAGACATGGATAAATTGGTTGCTACTGGCCGTGACATATCCAAAGCTTTAGGTCGAGAACCAAACAGCCAGGTTAATAAGGCTTGGGGTTAA
- a CDS encoding AsmA family protein, with amino-acid sequence MKKLIKGLLVFTAVVLVLLLTLVIALPMVFDPNDHKQAISKTIKDSIGRDVRLDGEIKWSVFPSIALSFNDVKLSNEAGFKGDYMAEMAALSAQVKLLPLFKKDIQIGTVTLQSPQINLKVNRSGQSNWQGIIDTLGSGATTTSTSDSADSSGSMAIRGINITGGEINYADDAAGVVIQLSEVNFNTNQLSAVDDSDIEISAQVDMPNQSLSGLFESQILAKNLLNDQGISLLFNELQFIGQLSSGSRLPLVLKTDETGLLDLGKDTIDFNQMVVELGAIKLSTSVTGNQISEDMKLSGNLVLNKFDLDEFLQQLDAPLVNDANNEMSGKASWQFGQNTLSINGLVVNLDDYVLNGDFNIDNIDKMRGTFNLSMDSFDADPYIPQSDSTTTETAAGESGALDFGRLQGNVTIGKLTFAGLSLDNITLKMATNGNEFTVQPLQADFYQGLIKTELQLKPNNENNKLQLTHKMSDIQAGNMLTDLMGSEFMTGLGKLDANLYIDEPFSERPFKTAHGTIQYSLTDGDIVGIDVFDIIQKSLSLMGNQEAMSTNSDLKTAFGLMELDAEVDQGILKTNKLSLTSPYFDVKGNVTIDLDAQTIKGSIKPMLTNIPEGVLSDDYKKLLNLRIPVALSGSLLEPNIKIDIKELILETQKEKIEEKKEELKQDLFDKLLGNDKDKKTKNKASDGSTDSSTSAAENEGAELTEKEKKRARKKAQKKALLESLFKSKDDKKDEVEEDTGDGT; translated from the coding sequence ATGAAAAAATTAATTAAAGGTTTGTTGGTTTTCACAGCTGTTGTGTTGGTATTACTACTTACTTTAGTCATTGCTTTGCCAATGGTTTTTGACCCCAATGACCACAAACAAGCGATCAGCAAAACCATCAAAGACAGCATTGGAAGGGATGTGCGTTTAGATGGTGAAATCAAATGGTCAGTATTTCCTAGTATTGCTTTGAGTTTTAATGATGTAAAACTCTCGAATGAGGCTGGGTTTAAAGGCGATTATATGGCTGAGATGGCAGCACTTTCTGCTCAAGTTAAATTACTGCCGCTTTTTAAGAAGGACATTCAAATAGGCACAGTGACTTTACAAAGTCCGCAAATAAACCTCAAAGTCAACCGTTCAGGTCAAAGTAATTGGCAAGGCATTATTGATACTTTGGGCTCAGGTGCAACGACAACCAGTACATCAGATTCGGCTGACAGTTCAGGTAGTATGGCGATACGTGGAATCAACATAACGGGTGGTGAAATTAATTATGCTGATGATGCAGCAGGTGTGGTCATACAGCTCAGTGAAGTTAATTTTAACACCAATCAATTGTCGGCTGTAGATGACAGTGACATCGAAATATCTGCTCAAGTTGACATGCCCAATCAAAGCTTGTCTGGCCTTTTTGAAAGTCAAATATTGGCTAAAAACTTACTTAATGATCAAGGTATATCTTTACTTTTCAATGAGCTTCAATTTATTGGGCAATTGTCTTCCGGCTCTAGATTGCCACTGGTTCTTAAAACCGATGAAACAGGGTTGCTGGACTTAGGGAAAGACACCATTGATTTCAACCAAATGGTGGTTGAATTAGGCGCAATAAAACTGAGTACTTCTGTAACAGGCAATCAGATTTCTGAGGACATGAAGTTGTCCGGAAATCTTGTATTGAACAAATTTGATTTGGATGAATTTTTACAGCAGTTAGACGCGCCGTTGGTCAATGATGCTAACAATGAGATGTCAGGTAAAGCCAGTTGGCAATTTGGTCAAAATACATTAAGTATCAATGGCTTGGTTGTTAACCTGGATGACTATGTTTTGAATGGTGATTTTAACATCGACAACATAGACAAAATGCGTGGCACGTTTAACTTATCAATGGATAGTTTTGATGCAGACCCTTACATTCCACAAAGCGATTCAACTACAACAGAAACCGCAGCTGGAGAAAGTGGCGCGCTAGATTTTGGACGTTTGCAAGGTAATGTAACGATTGGAAAATTAACATTCGCTGGCTTGTCATTAGATAACATCACTTTAAAAATGGCGACCAATGGCAACGAATTCACTGTACAACCGTTGCAAGCGGATTTTTACCAAGGTTTGATAAAAACAGAATTACAACTGAAACCGAATAACGAAAACAATAAACTGCAATTGACACACAAGATGTCAGATATTCAAGCAGGTAACATGTTGACTGATTTGATGGGTTCTGAATTCATGACAGGGTTGGGCAAGTTAGATGCCAATCTTTATATTGATGAACCGTTCAGTGAACGACCGTTTAAAACCGCCCACGGCACAATACAATACAGTTTAACTGATGGTGACATTGTAGGTATTGATGTATTTGATATCATCCAAAAGAGTTTGAGCTTAATGGGTAACCAAGAAGCCATGTCTACAAACAGTGACCTAAAAACAGCTTTTGGATTGATGGAACTAGATGCTGAAGTGGATCAAGGTATTTTGAAAACCAATAAATTGAGTCTGACTTCACCTTACTTTGATGTCAAAGGTAACGTGACCATTGATCTTGATGCACAAACCATCAAAGGCAGCATCAAACCCATGTTAACCAATATTCCTGAAGGTGTACTGAGTGATGATTACAAAAAGTTACTGAACCTCAGAATCCCTGTGGCATTGTCAGGAAGCTTATTAGAACCGAACATTAAAATTGACATCAAAGAATTAATTTTAGAAACTCAAAAAGAAAAAATAGAAGAAAAGAAAGAAGAGTTGAAACAAGATCTGTTCGATAAACTACTCGGCAATGACAAAGACAAGAAAACAAAAAATAAGGCCTCTGACGGTTCAACTGACTCGAGTACTTCAGCTGCTGAAAATGAAGGCGCTGAATTAACAGAGAAAGAGAAGAAACGTGCCAGAAAAAAAGCACAGAAGAAAGCCCTGTTAGAAAGTTTGTTTAAATCTAAAGATGATAAAAAAGATGAAGTTGAAGAAGATACTGGTGACGGTACTTAA